The nucleotide sequence CCCAGGCCCTGGCGACGGCGGCGCTCGGCGCCTTCATCGGCGGCATGGTGGCCTCGGTGTGCGTCGTGTTCCTCGCCCCCGTCCTGGCGGAGTTCTCCACGAGCTTCGGGCCCGCGGAGTACTTCGCGCTCGCGCTCTTCGCGTTCGTGGCCACCTCCTCGGTGGTCGCGGACTCGGTGCTGCGCGGCCTGGCCTCCCTGGTGCTGGGACTGGGCATCGCCGTCGTCGGGATCGATGCGGTGACCGGCGCCGAGCGCTTCACGATGGGCTCCCCGCAGCTGTTCGACGGCATCCCGCTCGTGACCGTCACGGTGGCGATCCTCGCGCTCGGCGAGGTGTTCCACGTGGCCTCCCGGGTGCGCCGCGAGCACGAGGACCTGCGCATCCGCCGCACCGGCCGGCCGTGGCTCTCGGGCGCCGAGTTCCGCGAGGCCGCCCCTGCGTGGCTGCGCGGCACGGCGATCGGCCTGCCGTTCGGCATCGTGCCGGTGGGTGGCTCCGAGGTGCCGACGTTCCTGGCGTACTCGGTCGAGCGGCGCCTGGACCGGCGCCGGGCGCATCCGCAGTTCGGCCGGGGCGCGATCCGCGGGCTGGCGGCCCCCGAGGCGGCGGGCAACTCGACCACCGGCATGGCGATGGGCGCCCTGCTCACGCTCGGCCTGCCCGTCTCCGCGACGGCGGCCATCATGCTGGCGGCGTTCCGCCAGTACGGGCTGCAGCCCGGCCCGCTGCTGTTCGACCGCAGCCCGGACCTCGTGTGGGCGCTGCTGGCGAGCTTCTTCATCGCGATGATCGTGCTGCTGGCGATCAACCTGCCGTTCGCGCAGCTGTGGGCCAAGCTCCTGCTCATCCCGAAGCACTACCTCTACGCGGGGATCACGCTGTTCTGCGGGCTGGGCATCTACGCCACCACGGGCGCGGTGTTCGACCTGCTGATGCTCCTGGGGATCGGCGTGCTGGGCTTCCTGATGCGGCGGTACGGCTACCCGCTGGCGCCGCTGATGATCGGCATGGTGCTCGGCCCGCTGGCGGAGACCAGCCTGCGCGACGCCCTGCTCAGCTCGGTGGGCGACCCGGCCGTGCTCGTCTCCACCCCCATCACGTGGGTGATCTACGGGATCCTGGCGATCGTGCTGGCGTTCTCGGTGCGGGCCGCCGTCGTGAGCCGGACGCGCCAGGACGTGTGAGCGGAGGCGGGATCCGCGCCCCCCCGAGGCGACGCGGGTTGAGTTGTCACCGGTGTGCGGCCTCCGCACCCGTGACAACTCAACCCGCGTTTCTGGTGGGCGGCGGCCCCGCTCAGTAGTGGTACGTGTCCGACGGCGCCGTGATCGCGTTGTCCTGGTCCGGGTACCGCGTGGAGTGCACGCCGAACGCGGTGGCCAGCCCGAGGATCTTCTCCGCGCGCGCCTTGCGGGGCAGGTCGGAGCCGTTGCGGATCTCGCCGCCGTCGGCCTCGAAGTCCGCGAGGAACTCGTGGGCCCACGCCAGCTCCTCCTGGGACGGGCTGAGTCCTTCGTTCACGGCCGCGCACTGCTCCGGCGCGAGGCACAGCTTGCCGGTCATGCCGAACTCCGCGGTCACCGCCGTCGCCTCGGCGAGCTTCACGCCGGTGGAGCCCACGGTGGGCCCGTCGATCGCGCCCGGCAGCCCCGTGGCCTTCGCCGCGATCGTGAACTGGGACCGCGTGTACGCCAGCGCCTGCGGCGACTCGCCCAGGCCGGTGTCGCGGCGGAAGTCGCCGATCCCGAAGGCCAGCCGGAACGTGCCCTTCGCGGCGGCGATCGAGTCGATCCGCTGCAGCCCGCGCGCCGTCTCCACGAGCGCCACGACGGGCACCCCGGGCAGCCGTCGGGCGGTCTCGTTCACGTGGTCCGTGGACTCCACCATCGCCAGCACGACGCCGGCCAGGCCGCCCTCGGCGACCGGCCCGCCCAGGTGCGCGGGCAGGGCCGCGGCGAGCGCCTCGACGTCCTGCTCCCACCACCGTGAGCCGTAGCCGTTGAGCCGCACCCAGCCGGTGTGCCCGGAGGTCAGCCAGGCGACGGCGTCCGCGCGGGCCTGGTCCTTGTCCTTGGGGGCCACGGCGTCCTCGATGTCGAGGATGACGATGTCCGCGGCCGAGTCCTCGGCGGGCTGGAACCGTTCGGGCTGGGCGGCGTTGACCAGCAGCCAGGAGCGGGCGAGCTCCGGGTCGATGCGCTGGCCGGGCACGGGCTGGAACGCGGGGGAGGGGGTGATCGCGGCGGGCAGGGTCACGGTCATGAGGGGCTCCTTCACGGGGCTGGGGCGTCGGGCCGAGGTCGCGGGCGGGGTGCCTTGCGCGGCGGACGGCCGGGGGACGGACCAGGTGGGCCCTGAGCGAGCGGCGTCGGTTCGACGCCGAAGGGCGCCGCGGGTGTGCGGCGCGTCCACAGCACAGTACACGCCGCTGTGTCCGACGTCACCCGGGTGGGCGTGGATCTCGGCTGAGAAGGGGTGACGGGTGCGGGGGGAGCGCGTAGCGTTCATCGGGGTCCGGACGACGTCGGCCGCGCAATGGGGCGCGGCCCTCCGCGCGTCGGTCGGGCCGCGACACACCCCTGCCCACCGGACCACGAGGACGCTCAATGACGAGGATCCCCGCCGAGGACGAGGCCGTGACGGCGCCGTCCTCCCCGCTCGACAACGCCCTGGCCCAGCTCTCCGCCGCCGTGAAGACGCTCGGCTACGACGAGGGCCTGCACCAGATGCTCGCCGCCCCCCGCCGCGAGATGGCCGTCTCCATCCCCCTGCGCCGCGACGACGGCTCCACCGAGGTGCTCCGCGGCTACCGCGTGCAGCACAACTTCTCCCGCGGCCCGGCCAAGGGCGGCGTGCGCTTCAGTCAGGACGTGGACCTGGACGAGGTCCGCGCGCTGGCCATGTGGATGACCTGGAAGTGCGCCCTGTTGGACGTGCCCTATGGCGGCGCCAAGG is from Micrococcus luteus NCTC 2665 and encodes:
- the tctA gene encoding tripartite tricarboxylate transporter permease TctA translates to METLGLLMEGFAGALTPMNLLWVVLGCLLGTAVGVMPGLGSSMAVALLLPMTFALEPTAAFIMFSGVYFGGLFGDSTMAILMNTPGQASAIASTFEGHRMAQDGRAAQALATAALGAFIGGMVASVCVVFLAPVLAEFSTSFGPAEYFALALFAFVATSSVVADSVLRGLASLVLGLGIAVVGIDAVTGAERFTMGSPQLFDGIPLVTVTVAILALGEVFHVASRVRREHEDLRIRRTGRPWLSGAEFREAAPAWLRGTAIGLPFGIVPVGGSEVPTFLAYSVERRLDRRRAHPQFGRGAIRGLAAPEAAGNSTTGMAMGALLTLGLPVSATAAIMLAAFRQYGLQPGPLLFDRSPDLVWALLASFFIAMIVLLAINLPFAQLWAKLLLIPKHYLYAGITLFCGLGIYATTGAVFDLLMLLGIGVLGFLMRRYGYPLAPLMIGMVLGPLAETSLRDALLSSVGDPAVLVSTPITWVIYGILAIVLAFSVRAAVVSRTRQDV
- a CDS encoding HpcH/HpaI aldolase/citrate lyase family protein, with the protein product MTVTLPAAITPSPAFQPVPGQRIDPELARSWLLVNAAQPERFQPAEDSAADIVILDIEDAVAPKDKDQARADAVAWLTSGHTGWVRLNGYGSRWWEQDVEALAAALPAHLGGPVAEGGLAGVVLAMVESTDHVNETARRLPGVPVVALVETARGLQRIDSIAAAKGTFRLAFGIGDFRRDTGLGESPQALAYTRSQFTIAAKATGLPGAIDGPTVGSTGVKLAEATAVTAEFGMTGKLCLAPEQCAAVNEGLSPSQEELAWAHEFLADFEADGGEIRNGSDLPRKARAEKILGLATAFGVHSTRYPDQDNAITAPSDTYHY